Below is a genomic region from Rhododendron vialii isolate Sample 1 chromosome 5a, ASM3025357v1.
GCTAGAAATAATGCGTGTGCAAGTCCAATTTTCACAGTTTTTGTTAAATTTAAGTTGCACATGCATCGTGTGTGCCCCGCCCGTTATACTAAAAGTGTTACTACTgctatacatattttttttttttttggtatttcagAAGAAGGGTTATCAATGTGGAAGTTAGTTTCTGGCTATAGTTTATCAATGTGGAAGTTAGTTTCTGGCTATAGTTTGTTGTcttagtttttgttttattctccTATCATTCAATGCGTGAGcaagtaaaattttgaaaaggtaatctccctttatatattagattAGAATAGATATATTGTTTTGGAATGTACATAATCACATTACATAACTACGATTTTATGCCAAATTGCAATGTAACAAGcgaaagaaaaatacaagtacGATAATACACCAACATATCACAGCACACCACACAAATGAGTTGATCTTATTAAGCTAGAAAAACAATCCAACGACAAGCTTTGGGAACACCAGAGTAACAGAATAGATACAACATAGATAGCATGCAGCCACTTATTTAGTACATAGTTCAGAACAGCTGCTGGAGTAGCTTCTGGGAAATTCACTACTGACCCTGCAAAAAGAAAGATGGATAGTGTAAGTTAATTCTGTTTGATGTCTCACTATGAGTGAATAAATTCAAGTGCCAATTGCATTTCAGACTTTTCAGTAGAGAAAGCATGAGGGACTACCAGAAAGCGCTGCTTGTAGGTTTGAATAAGTTCTTCGGGATCGCACTTTGTCTGCTTGTAAGCATCAATCTTGTTCACCTCCTGCACAGATCAGCAGTTCCAGATGTCATGGAAGATATTATAAAGTTCAACGCTTCTTGCAATGGAAATTCGCAATTCCTACTATACccttgattgagaaaattaaCATCCTACACCCTTAACCAAATTTGATAAGGAGCCAAATCACTagagcaaaaaacaaaaagttgcaAAAGATCTCGTTGCCTACGTTATGCTCAGGAACATTGAACTCAAAGTTAAACTTTCATCCAAAGAGGTAGTGCGCAGAACAAATTTGTTATGTTAgcgcaacacacacacacagaatgAGGGACCATATTTCTTTTCTGTGCGACCGTGAAACAGAGAGATCATAAACATCAGGAGAGATGATCCTACAAAACACAATCATATACATTTTCATTTGTCATTGCTTCCATGCCCTTCCAAGTGAAATGTCCAATTGCACCATCTCAATCAGAGTTTGGTGTCTCACAGCAGCAATCAAACTTACATGCTCAATTACTCAAAGAACTTATGGCTAGGCAACGAAAACATATGATTGATGCGCATTAAACCACAATGCACCACATCTGTATAGTATTAACTATTAAATTCAAATTTGCCTTCAAGAACAAATTTAATTGATTAACTCACTTCAATccatgttgctagttttggtcgTCCTGCCGTAATGTCATACTTCCACGCATCTTGTAAGAAGATTTGAAACCTTTCGACAAATGGAGCATAGGCTATGTCCGCCTGTAGATCATGAGTTAGTAACATagagaaaaaaacagaaaattaagCACATGGTTCCGTTGACATGCATGCTTGTTTGCcataaaaagttaaaatgatCTCCAAAAAGTTAAAATGATCTCCAAAATGGCACCCCGTAGCACATAAAGAAATACTGACTGCGAATGCACAAAGTTCCACACAATGTAGCATCATTAAAACCAACAGAACAGAGATGAGGCATACCAGACTGAATTGGCCAAGGAAGAAAGGTCCATCCTCGAATTTGTGTAGAGCGGTTTCTAAGTAATCAAAAGCGATACCTGATGCAGAAATTACTGAAGTCAGCAATGTGTCGAGAGAGTTTCATTTATTCTGTGACTAATTTCCCAGAACACGCGAAGTTTAGAATCTCACCAGCTTCTTTCGCTGGATCTCCTTTAAAAGAAGTATACACGATTTTGTTGAGTGTGTCAGTGTACGCTAACAACTCTTCAGCAAACTGCTGTTTCAAAGGATCCTGCAATATTTCACATCTTTGCTCGTCAAAATCTGAAAACGTGAAGCGTGAGAGGGACGGAGAACAGGGTGTAAATACATATTCATATCTTACATTAGGCAAAAGTTTGCGGCCTTCAAAGTTATCATCTAGATATTTAAGTAAAACTAGACTCTCTCCGATGATTTTGTTATTGTGCTCCAGTGATGGCACCTAGGGAAAAAAGAACTGAAGATGTGAGCTAGACAGATAAAAAATTCTCAAGTAGGTAATATAATGATAGGCAGCAGCTTTGAAGAacgatttgaaaatttgaattgaTGAATATGCAAAAGGTATCACATGACTATTCCAAATGTATTCACAAATAAGTTTAGAAGACACTAGATCAACTTGCCATTTAAATAGTATTTCCGGAGAAGCCAGATTTTCTATTGAATGTAGCAGCAAGTCAGGGAAACGACACCAAGAGGACCAAGGTAGAGACGATAGAAGTCAAATCTTCTGTCATAACCATTGTTCATGATAAAAAGCAAGAGGACCAAGGTAGAGACGACAAAAGTCAAATCTTCTGTTGTAATCATTGTTCATGATAGTTAACTATACTGGTTAATGGTTACGTATTTTCATCCACTTCACTATTACTGCCAATACTTCATAAGTGGGATTTCTCCATGAAAATTCCCACCAACACTCCCTATACTACTATTAATGAATAtcagtaaaaatatcaaaaactcTATTCAAGATTATTGCAATTACCTCCTGTAGCCTAGGTCTagaatgaaaaagaaacaaacttaTGGCCAAAAGTTGCCCATTTATCTCTCCATTCAAATTCAATCTAAACCTTTATGTCAAATCATTGTAACACTTCAGGCCAAAAACTCTCCCCCCgttccaattaataaaatattgtCCCTCTCGCCAAGCAATTCTTAACTTCTCCATAAGGATGTTTCGAATTCATGACATCAGTTTGATGTTCATCAACAAATCAGCACGCGTCACGCCGTAACAGTGAAAATATGTGAACAGTGTATATTGCTTTCCGAAGTACTTTACAGCACAATGCATAGCAGGCAAAATAATTGGAGGTCATTATCCTGGTATTatagagaaatgttggaaaatatttacATGCCCATATAAGAAGATTTATGGTTTGTTAGTCAACCATTTGATCAACAAATACTAGTCACTGGTGATAAACACAAACTGCACCAAGTATGTAATTAAGATGGCCAAAAATGATGAGAAGTACATTGTATGAAGAGAATACTACCTTATTTTCTGGGTAAACTTTCTCTTTGTACCAGGCAGGCCTGTCTCTAAGGTTAATAGGAACCAATTTGATCTCGTCTTGTAAACCCTAAATCACAAAATTTATACAAAATAAGACACGTAAACATGTTGAATAAACTCACAAGTCACAATGCATATAAGCCTATAAGCTGAAAAATAAATTGCACTTTGGTCTCTTGCGACGTCCAACATTGGACTGGACATCCCTCTGGCCTCCCCCCACTTGTCATGCAAGCCagaaatcaaactcaaagtgctatctttttttctttgacaaACTCAAAGTTCTACCTTAATATTGGTGATTGAGCCTATGTTCAATCATTATGCTCATCTGACAAGCAGGATATATGCATTAAAACCCATGGGCAGACATTGGAAATGGTATCTACAAAAAGGTTATTAGGTGAAAATGTGTGGATGCATACCATGAAGTGATTAAATGTAACAGCATTCTGGGCGAACTCcaataagaaaatcaaaaacATTGCCTAACAAAAATGAATTGAGGATAAGGAAAAACGGACCTTATAGTTCCTGGCAATCCAAACACGCTGAGCAAACGGGCACGGGTAATAGGTATACAACCTTCAAGAAAGTACCCACTTTAGATCACGACATGATCACACAAAACTAATTTGAGTCTAGACTAGgccagaaaaaaagaaagatatcGCAACAGCAAATAAACTTTGTTCTGTGAAATTTGTATACTCACATCACATCAAACCAAACTTTATTAGCCCATAAAGTGGGATTGCCTAAATGAATTCGTATATATCCAAAtcaaagagagagggagggagggtaTACCGAGTAGTTCCATCAAAGAGAGGAGGCGGTTCAGAAGTAGAATCCAAATATGGGGGAAGATCTTCTTTCACGTACCTGAAACATTAaagaaaacccatcaaaatCGTTACACCAAACAACAGTGACAATTAGTCATCACATATCAATAGCATTATCAATATTAAGAACAATGCACTGGACCGGCTTTGGGCTAAAGCCCATAAAGCTACTGCTTTAGACCCTCACATTTGGACTAATTTTGGCGACTCCAATATTTATGGACACTTTTTTATTATGGACACTTTATTAATTGAGGCCTGTGTAAAAAGTTTTTCTTATCATACACAAAAAGTTAACCAGCCTAAAAAATTGAAGGGCCCAATTTAAAATAAGGCCATAGTGGAAAGGCAAAAACATGATATAATTCGATGCCCATTTTGTGAAGATATTAAATCTTCAAAGACTGAAAGGCCTTTGCTGATTTACTGCTCTTCTTGGACTTTAACGAGAAAAAACTCTAACATGGTGTATTCAGTGTGTCTGGGGCACCGCCTAAGTCCCTTTTCCACCCCTTGGCAGTCCAAGGGGactgaataattttccctaACAGGGAGTGATCAGAAAGCGGAAGTAACCAATTAGTAATTTTATACTTTCTTCTCCATTTCCTATCAAAATAGCCAACCCAAAGAGTGATTTAGCAAGAAACtctaatcctttcttttcttctcttacCAATAGAACCTCAATCAAGGGGGCTACAAAACTCTCTAAACTTGAGGATCTAACTGAACTAAATGGCAAAAATAGCGCCTCAAGTCGCAGACTCGCAAAGATTCATAGCaatctcttctctcttttttggtaactaaataTTCATTATTTCTATATAGCTAACTTggttttttatttcttgttgtAACTACGCATAGTATATTGAGATTTCACAGCCCCATCTGAAAATTTTGCTTCAGGcccataatgcacccaaaaaaaatgcacccaaaaaaaaaaaaacactacgaACACAAAAATCGCGGAGTATGAACATGTATATAAGACCAGCCGGCCAGAGCTTCGAGCTCAGTTGGTCGTGTACCAGTACTTAGGTGCTGGGAGTTTCTGGGTAGTTGGTCGTGTACCCGTACTTGGGTGCTGGGAGGTTCTGGGTTCAAGCTGATACAACAGCATCGATACGACTTTGTTGTAGTAATCTAACTTTAACTAACAGTCTAACATAAACCCCAAAAGGGTTGGCCAATCGATCTGGGCTTCAGACTTGGGGGTTTGCTCCTCTAAGGTCTCAGATTCAATTCCTTGTCAACAACTCTTAGGCCCCCTCACCCCAGGGCAGGGCAGAAAGGGCTTAGGCCCCCTCACCCAGGGGCAGGGCAGAAAGAGCTGCAGGGATTAGTCCGGATATGCACAAACTGGCCCGGGacacccagcattacccgaaaaagaaaaagaaagaaaacaaaatctggGAGCATGCAGACGTATATATAGACGAATCCACGCACGCATAAGTAAGTAGAATCAGAGAATAGTGCAAAGAGCTTACGGAGGAGCCATGATCGTTGTTTGTGCGATTTCGATTTCGAATTCTGGCTTCGATTTGAGTGCTGTTGTTTGGGTTGCGGTAAGCGATTAGGGTCCAAATCCCCGAGAATTTATAGGGGAGGTGAGATTACTGAGATAAGTCGCGACGCAAGCAGTGACGGGGAATGACCGATACATGAATATGGCTCTACGCACGCAGTGACGGTCCGACGGAGGGTCCAAATCCCCAAGAATAGCCCTACATTCTTCTCCACACTCACGAGTACTCCGTCCGTCCCGAATTGTTTGTTCGGTTCGcaaaataaagaattaaaaataaaacatttttttttaaaaaattcaatttttaaaagaactcatcaaaatttaataaattgttagaaaaaattaaaatttttgcatttgttagttgtgcgtcaaacttttatgggttattgattcgtctcaacgagaagaatcggaaaagtaaaaaaaaaaaattacttttacctctctattttgaaaaataatcactttttagcaaaaattgtcaatttttttttctttctaaaaagtggttatttctcaaaatacttggctaaaagtaatttttttttacttttccgattcctcacGTCGAGACGAATCGATAACCCACGAAAATTTGgtataaaactaacaaatgcaaaaaaaaatcaaataaaaataaaattttcaaatttaagttaaattcaagaGAATGCAGCTTAAGGAAAAGGAAATTACTACTCCACcacaattgaaacaaaaaaaaaaaaaattctcagttAGCCGTGGTTTGAGGTTCATTGCATCTGGACGACCTTATTGCATCTGGACGATTTTCGGGGGTCCaacattttcttcttctaaatTGATGTCAgccattgaaaaaaaattaggaaaaatcaTTAGTATTAGCTTTTAGTAGCTTTTGAGTACCATCACGCAATGTTCCAGGACTATTCTCTACCGGATTTC
It encodes:
- the LOC131326860 gene encoding glutathione S-transferase L3-like, which encodes MAPPYVKEDLPPYLDSTSEPPPLFDGTTRLYTYYPCPFAQRVWIARNYKGLQDEIKLVPINLRDRPAWYKEKVYPENKVPSLEHNNKIIGESLVLLKYLDDNFEGRKLLPNDPLKQQFAEELLAYTDTLNKIVYTSFKGDPAKEAGIAFDYLETALHKFEDGPFFLGQFSLADIAYAPFVERFQIFLQDAWKYDITAGRPKLATWIEEVNKIDAYKQTKCDPEELIQTYKQRFLGQ